In Nicotiana tabacum cultivar K326 chromosome 19, ASM71507v2, whole genome shotgun sequence, one DNA window encodes the following:
- the LOC107760309 gene encoding B3 domain-containing transcription factor ABI3-like, protein MKRGLEYHGRQDLEDGLENVMVVMDDIQSQHHHQQTTEFVPMEEEQVLGAIVGDTEIFLNEDGSHSHHHHHHLDVNDTSIFSTDFLPLPDFPCMSSSSSTSSAPTALSKPFPTSSSSSSASSSNSASWAVLKSDAEENVHKKIQPPALSSTTSMELSLPLPEDDVDCLNVMEDLGYMDLIDGNEFWDPCTLFQTDNQNPQDYNMSDQSFQVSQDHQQNQESKPQLEEGDDDPNDGLSFFTGNGELAVIFFEWLKQNKDYISAEDMRSIKLKRSTIESASKRLGGTKEGKKQLLRLILEWVEQYQLQKKRMKEEAAATAASDSQCQYQESQLHDSNPNRNPSFQYNNAVASDPSSCFYPSPWMPTPSPYIPGPDPFFSTPMAPGYAGDPYSNVPSFTNMEYQTMESAQSWPPSQFSAMEASQYNPYPENENNLATNANPQGLFSQYPYQLYDGNGERLARLGSSATKEARKKRMARQRRLPSHHYRHHSHQTQHQSQSSDQSLRLSGENCTMSPANNPGNWVYWPSAAPSPMMMVPPREAPQPHPMTESPGMQPQNRQKHASSADKRSQNWKSEKNLKFLLQKVLKQSDVGNLGRIVLPKKEAESHLPELESRDGISIAMEDIGTSRVWNMKYRFWPNNKSRMYLLENTGDFVRANGLQEGDFIVIYADTKCGKYLIRGVKVRQSGPKAEGKKPAKKNVRNSSSAVALMKQLVK, encoded by the exons ATGAAAAGAGGATTAGAGTATCATGGTAGGCAAGATTTGGAGGATGGATTAGAGAATGTTATGGTTGTTATGGATGATATTCAAAGCCAGCACCACCACCAGCAGACTACTGAATTTGTACCTATGGAGGAAGAACAAGTACTTGGGGCTATTGTGGGTGACACTGAGATTTTTCTTAATGAAGATGGTAGTCATtcacatcatcatcatcatcatcttgatGTGAATGACACTTCCATTTTTTCCACCGACTTCCTCCCTCTCCCTGATTTCCCATGcatgtcttcttcttcatcaacttCTTCAGCCCCTACTGCTCTTTCTAAGCCTTTTCCTACTTCCTCTTCATCGTCTTCGGCTTCTTCTTCTAATTCTGCTTCATGGGCAGTTCTTAAATCCGACGCAGAAGAAAATGTTCACAAGAAAATCCAACCACCAGCTTTGTCATCCACCACTTCAATGGAATTAAGTCTCCCTCTGCCAGAAGATGATGTTGATTGCTTAAACGTTATGGAAGATCTTGGATACATGGATCTTATCGATGGAAATGAATTTTGGGATCCTTGTACACTTTTCCAAACTGATAATCAAAATCCACAAGATTACAACATGTCAGATCAGTCATTCCAAGTCTCACAAGATCATCAGCAGAATCAAGAAAGCAAACCGCAGCTTGAAGAAGGTGATGATGATCCAAATGATGGGCTGAGTTTTTTCACAGGTAACGGCGAGCTAGCTGTTATCTTCTTCGAGTGGCTGAAGCAAAACAAAGACTACATCTCTGCGGAAGACATGAGGAGTATTAAGCTCAAGCGTTCCACTATAGAAAGTGCTTCGAAACGCTTGGGCGGCACCAAAGAAGGGAAGAAGCAGCTGTTGAGACTCATACTTGAATGGGTTGAACAATACCAACTGCAAAAGAAACGAATGAAAGAAGAAGCAGCAGCTACTGCCGCCTCTGATTCTCAGTGTCAGTATCAAGAGTCTCAGCTTCATGATTCGAACCCTAACCGGAACCCCAGTTTCCAGTATAATAACGCTGTTGCATCTGATCCAAGTTCTTGCTTCTATCCTTCGCCATGGATGCCAACTCCCTCTCCTTATATCCCCGGCCCCGATCCCTTTTTCTCGACTCCTATGGCGCCGGGTTACGCAGGGGATCCTTACTCTAATGTACCTTCATTTACAAATATGGAGTATCAGACCATGGAATCTGCTCAATCCTGGCCTCCATCGCAATTCTCCGCGATGGAAGCTTCTCAATACAATCCATATCCTGAAAATGAAAATAACCTCGCCACTAATGCTAATCCTCAGGGTTTGTTCAGTCAATATCCTTACCAACTTTACGATGGGAATGGCGAGAGATTGGCGAGGTTGGGCTCATCTGCTACTAAAGAGGCTAGGAAAAAGAGAATGGCTCGGCAGAGGCGATTACCGTCGCACCATTATCGCCACCACAGCCATCAAACTCAGCATCAGAGCCAAAGTAGTGACCAAAGTTTAAGGTTAAGTGGAGAGAATTGTACAATGTCTCCAGCTAATAATCCTGGGAATTGGGTATATTGGCCTTCTGCTGCTCCGTCACCAATGATGATGGTTCCACCACGTGAGGCACCACAGCCACATCCTATGACCGAGAGTCCCGGGATGCAACCTCAGAACCGTCAAAAGCATGCTTCTTCCGCAGACAAGCGATCACAG AATTGGAAATCGGAGAAGAACCTGAAGTTCCTATTACAGAAAGTGCTGAAGCAGAGCGATGTTGGCAATCTTGGAAGAATTGTGCTGCCAAAG AAAGAAGCAGAATCGCACCTCCCAGAACTTGAATCAAGAGATGGAATTTCAATTGCTATGGAAGATATTGGAACTTCTCGTGTTTGGAACATGAAGTATAG ATTTTGGCCAAATAACAAAAGCAGGATGTACCTTCTGGAGAACACAG GAGATTTTGTTCGAGCTAATGGACTTCAAGAAGGAGATTTCATCGTAATATACGCAGACACCAAGTGTGGCAAATAT TTGATACGGGGAGTAAAGGTGAGACAAAGTGGACCAAAAGCAGAAGGAAAGAAACCGGCAAAGAAAAACGTTCGTAATTCGTCTTCTGCAGTTGCACTGATGAAGCAACTGGTGAAGTAG